CTTCAAAAATTAGTCTTGGTCATGTTTTGGGAAAAGAATTCAAACCAACCACTGGCTGCATTTTATGGATCCTACCTTTGAGCAGCAGCACTTACTAAAAGAGAATGTCCAAGCCCACCTCCACAGCACAACTGCAATTTCAAAAGGATGGAGATGCAACGTCCCAGTGCACTCAAAAGGAGGATTTCAATCTGCCGGTGTAGGTGTCAAtacgtgtttgtgtgtaggtgtgtgtgtaggtgtgatTGAAGTCTTGCTGGAACCCATTAAGGCTTTCTGCCTTTCTTGCGTAATGATTGTCCTTGTCCGGAGAAGGCGATGAATCTGTTCATGGCATCATCCTGAGAAGAACCGTTGGAATGTCAGCACAAGGCGTGATGGCGAACAAAACTGGtgatattaattatattgtaCGGAAATATTACATGTGTGGACTTACATCATCTACCATTTTCCTAGGCTGTGGCCTGGAGTTTCGGATGAAGGTGATCCTGCCAACTTTGAATTCATAGTTGGGAATACCTCtgtatgacagaaaaatgaaacGACGCTATCTTTGaatacagctcttgtatttGATGGTATTCAATTGTGTAAGCGGACGGTGAAgactgaagtatttttttttcaccttttaatGTCGCTGGCCGCCAGAGGAGCAGGGCTGGGCTCAATCCCTTTTGTTTTACCATCCAAACGATTGCCAGAGCCAGTGAAAGCCTGTGGAGTAGACTCAGTGTTACCACATACTATTATGAGGTTATGTACGTACGCCTCATCTTACTCTGAATCCCAAGTCCATATCGGAGTAACTGCTTGAATCTCCTTCTTCCTCCTGTAGACATAACACAAATTGTGTTATGAGCTTAAAGCACACAACATACTGACATGCACCCTTTAATTTGTGCTACATACAGTTGGTTCTTCCTGGTTCTGAGTCCGGCGTTCGGGCTCTTTGTAACCCAAAGGAGCATCAAAATCCACCTGTGGTGAGTAATGACATATCAGCTCATTCAACTCAAAGGCCATCTGTactttttgatgatttttcaaggcacaaatAATATTAGACATGAGAAAGATTAGCCTCTCAGGGAAAATAATGTTTGTTTCTACCGTTTGCAATCAGCaggagaacataggtaagtttcagctaAATATTAGTTCTCAACCACAAAAAAGGGAGCAAaatggctttttgtgaaaagatacatttcaagcaaaaGCTTTCACTTTGAAACTAATTTATTTCGCCAAAATGTCTTCCGATGTCTGCTCTCtttttgggatggctgtgtcttccagcacaagacttgtgctccagtcctcaggtaaaaaaaatgctgacagcaaaccagcatcttgttaagtatttgtagcaaaattgagagctaggtatccacaaTTCCATTTGTGAATGACgctgcaataataatatcgctgtagcttggttaatatacaagtcaggtatgtaaatggaacacagtTGCCGTTTTTTTGTCGGTTTCAGTGTCAAAACATATTATAACAGATATTTCCCATGACTTTCtcgcgctagaatgcacagaaaagggaaagaaatgtgttcatgtttcacataaggattgtgaatgaattCCAAAAAGAGTGCTACCCCCTTCATATGGGTTAGTTTTTATTTGaatgagtgtaaatatgactgaaagagtgtttttttttgtcttaaggGCTGTAagtatgctccaactacaaaaatattgcatttataaacaaggaatcctacttaacggtaagtctggaaccaattaacagtgataaatgagggatgactgtacttgAAAACATACTTACATTCATGTCGCACTCAATGATGGATACAGCTTTATCCGGCTTGGTCTCCATCACCCGGAGCTCATATATCTGAAAGATATATTATATAAGATTCTTCTTGTTAGAAGTCAGGCATCAATAAGACAAAGAGACACAACACTAAAGACATGTAGGATATCACTGAAGGGTGTACACCATTCACATTTCAGCAGCCATTTTAAATATCTTCTCAAGGTCCAATATGGTCGACATGAAACACTGACATACTTTAAAGTAGTCAGTACACAATTCAGTTTTAAATGCATCAAAAGTAAAGGCTCTGAAATGGAACTCTGCAATCTTTGTTGATAGTTTACTTCTTTCGATTGAACACTAGCAGGTCCTTTGATCCACCGGTATTAATAGTTGGAAACACaagtcattaattttctacctttTCATTGTAGTTGATGGCTATGACATCACCAGTGGTCAAGCAGGCAAAGTTCCGTAAAGCATTCTCCAGGCTGAAAAgtgtttaacaagatatattaCATACAATATGAGCGAAGGATCTCTTTTATGTTCCACACTGCTATTTTCCTTACACTGCTTTTGGGTTTGTGATGTCCAAAAAGTCAGGACTTTGTGGTTGAAACTTTGAGTAGGTGGCCACCATAAGGTTAACACTCTCCACCTGGACCAGACCACCTTCCTCTAGCAGGAGATTCTGCATCATCTGAGGGGAAAATATACACCAATATATGTCAAAATATGCAAAGAACACCAGAAATACTGGGAGGTTGTGTTTTTCTCACCCAGTGTGGCAAGTAGCAGATGCCCTCATCGGCCACAAACTCCAGAACACCACAGTGTGTCATTCGGTCTGAATTCTTGTTGGTTAGCTTGAACAGCATAGGGTAGGTAATATTAAGTCTACCTGTGTAGGTGCACAACACAAGGACAGTTAGCAATGACGAGGGAAAGTGAAAGAGGGACTTGGTAGTATAAAGAGGTGTACTTACTGAGTTGGTCAAGTGCTGAAGGTGGCATTATAACTGAGGAGTGAATAAGACAAATTACGAGTGATTAACAGGGGGTATTTGCTACTTTAATGACAGCTATCTATAAACCCAGCATACTTTTGCCTCCTTTGTCCACATCAGATCGGTCATTTGGACCTGCCAGCATCGACACCGAGTAACAGCGGTACTGAGTGGAAAAGCGGTTCTGGAACCCCCGAGTCATCGGGTGGTCGAAGACGTGAAAGGAAAACTGTGAAAGAAAACACATCGTGTTATTAATCCTGACATACTTGAAAGAGAGAAATTAATGATGGCGGTTTGCTGGTGTTAAGTTTCATGATGACGGTGCGTGTTTTGCTGTAGTGTTATTGTTGGCAGCAGCTAGCTTAACAGCGTAAGAGTTTTAGCCCTTTTTGACGGCTTCGTCAGTGGTTGTAGTTAAAAGCAAGCATTGCTTACCATGTTAACGTTTTGATCTTTGTTCCCTCGAATCGTCCAAAACAAAGATACAAGCTTGTGTTATGCTTCTTTAACATTTACATACGAGCCGTGTAGCTCCCTTCTGTTGTCTTCCGCTCATACCGGAAGTACATGGGTTGACGTAAACAACGACGGAGCTTAGTCCAACCAATCCCGGCATCGCATTTTAAAACTCTCTGAAGTCTTTTTAATCCTAAACGTTTcccttttaaaattgaaatGCTGAAATAAATacgatttattattatatagctAATAAAGATTCGAATTCACTGAGATGCGCTGATACAACTGACTTGTAATCCTGAGAAATTACTTACaatgttgcttttaaaaatACTGATGAATAGTAAAATGTAGTACGTCAGAGTAAGATTTTAATATAAAAGGCGGTAGTAGTTTAAATAGTAGAAAACTACATCAATATTGGTATTTTCCTATAAGGAGCTAACAAAACACCCAAATCagtcttaatattttaatgagTCTTATAAAGACTAAATCAAATGCACATGATTGACAGGAGCACAATTAATAACAATGAATGGCTTAGATTTTATACAGCACTTTTCAAGGTACCAGAAGTGCCtcacaatgaagtgaacccATTATACATTCagtcctcagtcacacactggtggtggtattTTACATCTGTGGACACAGCTGCCCTGTAGTCTAACAGAAACGTGGACATTCATACAATTGTGTGGGGagcactggaggcaaggtgggtgAAGTGTGTAGCCCATGGACGCTACGACATTGACTGGGTGGAGGGAGCAAGGATGAAACCGCCAACCTTACGACATGCTTTGCGTTCTGAGCCACTGTTAAATGTTATTTGACTCATAATTGAGACATTTTCTCCAACTAGATGCATGTACAAATAGCATATAAAATACAGAGTAGTGAAAATGGCCATTCTGGTCTTCTGTATGCAGGTCTTCCTTTGTTTCCCAAGCCAGACTTTATAGTGGAGGCCAGGTCTTGGCAATGTCCTGATGCATGGCCTCAGGTAGCCACTGGCAGTAAGCAGACAGCAGGactgtgggaggagaaaacacAGTTTAGGTGAAAACTTAAATCAAAGCAGACAATGGAGTCTTTGCAGTGACAACAAATCCACACATTTGTCTTTAGTCTTCCACAAGGAGACGAGGGTGTCTCTACAGTCGACTCTCTGGGACACCAGTTCGCCAAGCACAGCTTCTGTCCTGGGCTGCAGCCTATAGTTGAGAAAAGTGTGAAGTCGGTCTTTTTCTTTCTGTGAGATGATGTGTGTGAGGGCAAGGACCTACTTGGCCCAAGTTTTCATCATAATAGAGGGGTTGGACAGCAGATGTCTCCTGTGGGCCTTCAGCTTAGGACAGACCTGCAcatcaaacaaacaacaactcTGAGAGGTCAAACTGTTTTATATTGGTAGAATAAAAAAGCTGCTGTATAGCTGAAAGGGATGATATTTCTATTGTAATATGGCAGGGCGCTCCGAGGCAGGCAACTGCTTGGGGCCCAAGCCCAATTGAGCTGACAAACATTGAACATCTACAACAAAAATGGGGCCAATCTGTGATTTCTCGATTCCCAACAGACTCTAGAATAGCCTCTGCTAATATGTACAGTGAATTCACAACGGCCATTGTTCATGTATATGAGCAGCCTAAATGTGCTCTCTTTCAGTACCTCTCCCTCTAGTAGAAACTGAGCGAAGAGCTTGTATCGCTCCAAACCATCTGGATATTCCATCTCCACAGCAGGCAGCTGCCAGGCCACTCGGACTACAAAACAGAAGACACAGGCTTTTCGATTTTCttcaattaaaaagaaaaaaaaagtaaacacacGACTAGCGGTCCCGACTTACAAAAGGTGCTTGAACGATGGCACCGAATGGTGCCTGTGGAGGAACAAAACCATGGCGGCGGTGTCTCCTGAGGAGAGCTGAAATGGCAATACTGTGGCAGGAGCCGGGGGACCCACTCGGCTTCCACTGCGGACACACCTGAGTGGAACAGGAAAGTACAGCCATTAACAAGGGTTCTTTTCTATGAAGGTTGTTGGATTTGCtgtcattatttttccattttttacaaGTTAGTCCTTGTATAAACTAACCTCTCATGTACATCTTGGTGGTTTCCATGATCTCCTGGTAAACGACAAACTCAGGGAGTGTTTTGAACAGCGGTGACGTCGGGTGAATGAACACAGGGTCGTCCATAAGTGGCGTCTATAGATGGTGAAAATGTGAGTGGGTGTAGTAGACTGATACCAAAAACAAGCCCACACAAGGGGGCTCACCTTGTAAGCGTTCTTCCATTTTGGATCTAACAATTCCTCCGCCTGAACTTTTCTAGCCAGATGGTCGCCGAGCCCTGCTAGCGTGATCTGTCGCAAGCAGACCACCTGGTGCTCTGTTGGCGGATTCATCTTGGGGTTGACAAACATGCACAGGTCTGGGCACACAGCGTTCACTGGGAAGAAATATCGTATGACGTTGTGTGCTTTTATCAATTCTGCATTTGTGCAGTTGTGAGTACCTGTGCAGTTGTGAGTACCTGCATTAGTTAGTTGACTCCTGAGTCGCCTGATCTCCACCATGGCTTTGTATCTAAGCCCGTTTTCCTCGCAAAATTTGGGCGTACAGCCTGCAAATTCACATGCACCGACAGCACCTGCAGTAAAAAACACATACAGGGTTACCCgatttgtgcatgcatgtgatGGCACCcgacataaaaataaacttgcCTAACATGACCATGAGGTCCCCAAGTAAGAGTGACGCCCCTTGCCCCGCCCACAGCCGCCTCATTTGAGCCAGACGAGCCCTCCGCTGGGAGAGCTTGGAGTTCTCATCTTCGCTACCTGCAGGTctgaataataatcatgattaatttcacTATCTATTGTGGATACCGTATCAAACCAAATGCGTCCTCACCTGTCGAGGTCTTCAAAAAGCTCCCTGACCGTCATAGCAGCGACCACGGCGATGATGTAGGGCAAACATTCCTGCTGCTTGCCGAGCGCAAGCATTTTTGCGTAGCGTGGCGCGACAGGGAAGGTGGCCATGGCTCTGCCCAGCGGTGTGATGGGACAGCTCAGCCTGGCTCGCTCCATCTCTTTTACCCTGGAAGTTGGCAAATGGCACTTTAATGACAAGAAATATAATCTTGAGAGCCAGGCCATCTGCACTGCGGCAACAAACttgacaaaacagcaaaaaatgcaaacaaaaaaaggcaaagcaCCATGtatcatatacacacacaccgatgtatatacagtatgtctatgTTTGATAGTTACAAAGCTATTCCTGGTTAAGGTTGACTTAATGTTGCATTCAAAATGGCCAGAATGTAGGAAACATCCAACAGCAAAGTATTAATGATGAGtagaaaataatcaataaacatGGCTGATTACATCAATAACATCATTTTGGATTAGATGTATGTTATAGTTAATTATGCTGAAAACCGAGTGGACTATACAGTAATATAATATCTTCTCACCCATTTTTGTGCAGAATAGGTTGTGTTAAATACTGGTAATCAAAAATACCTTAGTATAATACCTTTTTAGCATTAATGTTACCACTCACATGTTTCTCAATCAGGAAGTAATCGTTCACTCAAAATGCATcattattacctttgcaaaggTACAATTTTTGACACTGCACTTGTGTTGGATCACAAAAGATGGTGCAGGTGTACGTAATGTTGTGGCTGGTCAGCGTATACCCAAAATGGCAAATGGGGGCGAGTGGAAGACAGTTACCTTCCAATGCGAGGCGGCTCATCGAGAGCTCCTAAGGAAATGAGCAACTGTTCTGCTGCAACAAGAGCCTCCATAGAAGGAGGAGTGGGGAAAGGAAAATTCACCACctgtagacaaaaaaaataaaaatatatgatttttttttttttttaaactcaagtCAGCTGATGATCTGACCTTTTCTATGTTGAGGTCTTTCATCTGCAGAACGAGATCGTCTACAGGTCTGCGAGTGATCTCTGCTTCAGAGAACAGACTGAAGTCTCCAAACACTGCAGACGAGTACAACCTGGAGAAGAATGACATAACTGACATTCAGGAACATATTCTCCCCACGCAAACAAAACGGTAAATGAACACCAAATATCTCTTACCTGTAACAGTGTCCAGGCTCTGTTCGCCCAGCTCGACccgccctctgattggctgaggcCTGCGAGGTCCAAGTCACCTTAAACGAGGACACGCCCGTCACACGGTCATAGAAACGTTTCTTTACCCGGCCACAGTCAACCACATATTTGATGCCAGGGATGGTCAGCGAGGTCTCAGCAACATTGGTGGCAACCACACACAGACGAGTCCCAGGAGGAGGGGGCCTGAACACCTGCAGGAGAAAAACATACTAtacagtccagttgtgatcaattcaatgccctgagaggACATCATATaaaatagaacattttaaaatcccTATCATAAcagggaaaaaatataaaatgttttctttctaaatattaaaatgtatcagACTTTTTGTGGAAAAAGCTCAAAATCTGAAATTTTGATCTCTAATCTATCTTGAATGAtctatatttttgttatatgaCAATATTTGTTCCCTTCTGGATTATGGGAAACttttcagatttttattttttcttaggGTGTGTCTTGTGTCAAAAATATGAGACCAACAGCGTCAATTACTGTTGGTCCCATAATGTGACGGGATTCTAATGTAATGTCTTCATTGAGCCTTCAATTAAATATTGACTGTATTATGTGTACACAATTAAAAATACACTAGATGCACTCCAGGTGAGTTTGTTCACCTTGGCCTGCTGTTCAGGAGCCAGCAGGGAATAGAGCGGGAGGACGTACATGGGGATGGAGGGGTCAGCCTTCTCCTCTACGGgaacaaaacacaacatgacacATCATCTGATAACACGTTTCATAATCCTGTGCTGTTGTTGAAAAAGCGACAAGGCTCACTTGTGTCACCAGGATCATCTCCAATGTCCAAGTCAGAGCCTTCATCCTCGTCCTCCGCAATGCCTGCTTCCCTGTCTTCGTCGCCTTCGTCCACGGGCAAGGCAGAGTAGTTGCCCAAGTCGatacggggcagtgcctgttAGCAGAGAGAAATGAACTACAAATGTATCACAATGTAAACTAGTTGAATACGGGTaaatcacaacacaacacaacagtcaCACATACAACAGTTTTCTTCTGTTTGGCCTTCTTGAACTTCCTCATTGCCTCTGAGCTGTCTGCCTCTTCCTCATCACCTGAACAAGAAagaccattaaaaaaatcaggTAAAAACTTGGTTGTTTCAAAATACAGATGTGTGACACACTCACCTGTGGTTGTGCTGCCCTTGTTGAAAGGGAAGGCCTTTCTCAGTCGTCTGCAAACGCTGTGAACCTCAGCCTGACCGGTGAGGAACACCAGGATACCCCCTGAAGCATGGACGCATGACATTGATTCCACAAAGACTGTCCACTTGGGAAGGCGGCAAAGAAGCagagaaaagtgggaaaaaactACAATTGTGCACCTGAAGGCAGCATCCGATGGATCTTGCAGGTCTTATGGAAGGCCTCCCCTGTGTAATCATCTAGTGGGGTGCGTTTATTGAAGTGTACAGTGACAGGGAACTGGCGAGCGTCCACTTTAATGGTGGGTGGAGGCATCTTAAACAGCTTCTGGTTGTCAGTGAAGTCCTCCACGCGCAGAGTGGCTGACATCACCAGCAGCTTCATGGGCAGACCTTTCTACAGAGGAATATACACACAAATCAGCGAGATAAAGGAGTgtggcataaaaatgaaaaaagtcacaCACATATGCTGTATGCTACCTTGTTTCTGAGTGGAACAATACGAGACAGCAGTCCAATGAGGATGTCAGTGTACACGCTTCGCTCGTGGGCCTCGTCGATGATGATAGTGCTGTAACGCCGCAGCAAGAAATCCTGGTTACATAGGAATGACAATGAACTCTTAAGGTTCCAGTTCAAAACACCAGCAAGTCCCAGTACAATAAAAAGCAGTAAATGACTTGATCAAGACTGGACCACCACTATTagataaagcaggggtctcaaactcaatttacttgagggccactggagctcaggtctgggtgagactgggccgcatcaggttttccaaaaacaaaaaaacgcatttattaaaaacaaaaaattaaaaaaaaactgatgaaaaagatgaaaaataaataaacaaatcaagaataaagaaaatcaatcagtaataaataaataaatataataataataaaacggcaaataataaaaacttaagaaaccacatatagttggtgggtagacacattttttttttcagattaaaatgaacaaagcattattagagccctgtagacatgacaaaacacgactatagtcacatttatactctttttatttacaacatattgcgcaactgcagggtcttgagacatgtgctaactcgcaaactagagagctagcgacctaaacggtagccttcaagttattacctttaaacttaaatagccaaaaacttaccacttccacacggatagggaggataactattaacagttatttaacctttaacatgaacattaatcaaacttaatatttttttctgggtacatgataccatacagcatccatatcaaacttgtgcgggccgcactaacattaaactttcatatcaaggcgggggcctcaaactagtgtttgagacccctgagatAAAGTTTACTGAATATAACAGGTGTTTTGATGCTATAAAAACACTACATCCCAAATTgaagcacaaaaataaacataaaacccATGAAAACAGTGGATTAATCtaccaaaaaacataaaagaagcaaacaaacaacataTGTCAGTGTTTGGTAAGATTGACTATAGTACTCGACCTTCTGGATCTCCTTCAGAAGAACACCATCTGTCATGAACTTGATTTTGGTCTCATCGGTCACATTCCCCTCATATCGGATCTGATAGGACACCactctaaacacacacaaaacatgtaatgtaatgtaatgaatgTAATAAAGTTGACAACAATATTAGCTTTTGTGAATGCAGGTGTGGTGTGTTACCGTGTGGACACGTTCATCTCTTTGGCCACTCGGTGGGACATACTAACTGCTGCTACTCTTCTTGGCTCAGTAATGCCAATAATGCCCGCTTCACTGTGAAGAGTCAGCAATAGTTAACACGACTCATCTCCATGTCTGCATGTGCACTGCACAGAGAGAGATCCAAACCTGGCGTAGCCGGCTTCATAGAGAAACTGAggcatttgtgttgtttttccactTCCAGTTTCTCCACAGATGATGACGCAAGGGTTCTCTCTTACGGCCTCCATGATGATCTGCTCCTCTGCCAAGATGGGCAGTTTCAAACGAGCCTCCTGCAAGCCACAAACACAACACTTGTTACTTTAGCAAAGCTACAAGAggcatacagtatctcacaattCGTCACATTTCAGTaaccattttattatatcttcacAAGCGACAATACTAGactaaagtagtcagtgtacagcttgtacagcagTATACATTTTCTATCCACTGAGTGACTACGGCCTAAAGAGCTGGAATGTAAGTCAGCAGAGGTCAGATTTCAGCAGAAGTTTGTCCAGGACTTAGCAGTTTGCTTCCTGGTTTACGGTGGTGGCTATCATGTGGACGGCACCATTATtcctaaggatcgaccgatacatcggccggccgatatatcgggctgatatttgcgtttttccttgtattggtatcggcctttacgcgcgtgggttcggcgatgtatttttccaccgcatgatttaaagtcaggcagaggaccccgcaacacacgtagtcgcggtaccccgcccccactgttgaatcactaCAAGGGCATAGAGTTACAacaagtaatagagttagcttgcttttagcactttactaagcccatcacatttcactgggtgatcgctaggcataacaggTATAAAGTcacggtgtgacaacaagaaagcccaaaaacatcacataccaacgcaacagacgaataaaagcactcactagttgagcagaacaagaatgaacaactatgtaactttaaatgcgtgttgtgttgtgtgtgcgctctctccgagcacacacgcacgcacacacacacgcacgcagaaggaattggagcggccgtgtctgcttatgagaggtctttcTTTCGTGCTCAAcacgaactttaatgatgagagaaatgttttatatatcgtactaaattgtgtcagtgtgatgtgtttgtgtgtgtggaggcgggggggggggtgcccgtcacactgcggaggagcagtcatcacgttgatgctagataaatttaaactacgacagaaatgttttgcacatggttgaatatttattccttttaaagttgataatgccgtttaaatgtgtgtttaagaaagctgaatcctactgtgttcagtgtttacatttcaataaatatttgtttaaacatgagacctgtaatatttatcatggtcattttttcatgtaaattgagggatcaaaagcagtatcggccacaaatatcggcccaagcaaaatcggccatcggctaagggtgatggaaaaaaatcggtatcggccccaaaaaaacatattggtcgatccctaattattacagtacattacattgatgaaaTGTACCGTTCCAGAAAAAAATACCATCTAGAGGAAAGAGACATTGATTCTCACCTGTATTTTTGGCAATCGATCAACTGGGATGAAGACTGCTGGCTGCGGAATCCTCGTCATTTGATTTCTctcaacctcctcctcctctttggtgCCCGTACTAAGAGACTTCACTTCCTTGCACTCGCTTGTTTCTGCGGTTTTGTCCACCTTATCTTCTTCCTCTACTTCGTCCTTGTCattattgtcatcatcatcagatGAGGCTTCACTactcatttcttcttcttcctcctcctcctcctcctcctcttcttctttccattttctcttCCTGTTGGCCCCACTGACGCTGCTGATCTTTGAACCAGAATCTCCATCTTTTACTTCTTCTGATGACCTGAAAGTTGGAAACAATTGAGGGATCTGCCACaggaaaatgacaataaaagcttATTGGTCTTCTGTACATACTGTTTGGTGTGGTAAAGCTTCTCTCCAGTGCCCAGTTTGGACGTTGTGTACAGTAGCTTCAattcagattctggaagctgcACTTCAGCAAGTCTGGTCAGGATGTCAGCCCTCTGAACAGAAGACACGTGTCAATCATTAATAGTCAGATAAAAAGTCACTTGGAGGAAGTGTGGTGTTCAGCAGCATTGGGCGGTCTTACCTGAGCTTTCTTCTGCTTTTTCTCCAGAACTTTCTGCAGCTCTTTCCTCTGCTTCTTAGTGAGAGGCTTCTTGGTGGAAACAGGAGGCACTGTCGATTTCTTCTTTTTGGCTTTTCTGGCTGGGAGCACCAATGCGTTGCTCTCATCGACACCTTTCAGTCTGTCTCCATCTACGGACAGCAGAGACACCGGAAGTTGCTTTTAAACCCCACAAAACGAGCTGACCATGTCGCTATGAATTACCTTGTAGTTccaatgtaatttcat
This DNA window, taken from Doryrhamphus excisus isolate RoL2022-K1 chromosome 4, RoL_Dexc_1.0, whole genome shotgun sequence, encodes the following:
- the dhx37 gene encoding probable ATP-dependent RNA helicase DHX37, with protein sequence MGNLRKKHNWKGRQKCNPTQAANVEKNEITLELQDGDRLKGVDESNALVLPARKAKKKKSTVPPVSTKKPLTKKQRKELQKVLEKKQKKAQRADILTRLAEVQLPESELKLLYTTSKLGTGEKLYHTKQSSEEVKDGDSGSKISSVSGANRKRKWKEEEEEEEEEEEEEMSSEASSDDDDNNDKDEVEEEDKVDKTAETSECKEVKSLSTGTKEEEEVERNQMTRIPQPAVFIPVDRLPKIQEARLKLPILAEEQIIMEAVRENPCVIICGETGSGKTTQMPQFLYEAGYASEAGIIGITEPRRVAAVSMSHRVAKEMNVSTRVVSYQIRYEGNVTDETKIKFMTDGVLLKEIQKDFLLRRYSTIIIDEAHERSVYTDILIGLLSRIVPLRNKKGLPMKLLVMSATLRVEDFTDNQKLFKMPPPTIKVDARQFPVTVHFNKRTPLDDYTGEAFHKTCKIHRMLPSGGILVFLTGQAEVHSVCRRLRKAFPFNKGSTTTGDEEEADSSEAMRKFKKAKQKKTVALPRIDLGNYSALPVDEGDEDREAGIAEDEDEGSDLDIGDDPGDTKEKADPSIPMYVLPLYSLLAPEQQAKVFRPPPPGTRLCVVATNVAETSLTIPGIKYVVDCGRVKKRFYDRVTGVSSFKVTWTSQASANQRAGRAGRTEPGHCYRLYSSAVFGDFSLFSEAEITRRPVDDLVLQMKDLNIEKVVNFPFPTPPSMEALVAAEQLLISLGALDEPPRIGRVKEMERARLSCPITPLGRAMATFPVAPRYAKMLALGKQQECLPYIIAVVAAMTVRELFEDLDRPAGSEDENSKLSQRRARLAQMRRLWAGQGASLLLGDLMVMLGAVGACEFAGCTPKFCEENGLRYKAMVEIRRLRSQLTNAVNAVCPDLCMFVNPKMNPPTEHQVVCLRQITLAGLGDHLARKVQAEELLDPKWKNAYKTPLMDDPVFIHPTSPLFKTLPEFVVYQEIMETTKMYMRGVSAVEAEWVPRLLPQYCHFSSPQETPPPWFCSSTGTIRCHRSSTFFRVAWQLPAVEMEYPDGLERYKLFAQFLLEGEVCPKLKAHRRHLLSNPSIMMKTWAKLQPRTEAVLGELVSQRVDCRDTLVSLWKTKDKFLLSAYCQWLPEAMHQDIAKTWPPL
- the ufd1l gene encoding ubiquitin recognition factor in ER-associated degradation protein 1, which produces MFSFHVFDHPMTRGFQNRFSTQYRCYSVSMLAGPNDRSDVDKGGKIIMPPSALDQLSRLNITYPMLFKLTNKNSDRMTHCGVLEFVADEGICYLPHWMMQNLLLEEGGLVQVESVNLMVATYSKFQPQSPDFLDITNPKAVLENALRNFACLTTGDVIAINYNEKIYELRVMETKPDKAVSIIECDMNVDFDAPLGYKEPERRTQNQEEPTEEEGDSSSYSDMDLGFRAFTGSGNRLDGKTKGIEPSPAPLAASDIKRGIPNYEFKVGRITFIRNSRPQPRKMVDDDDAMNRFIAFSGQGQSLRKKGRKP